In Vigna radiata var. radiata cultivar VC1973A chromosome 3, Vradiata_ver6, whole genome shotgun sequence, the following proteins share a genomic window:
- the LOC106757506 gene encoding transcription factor MYB13 → MGRAPCCEKMGLKRGPWTHEEDQILINYINIYGHANWRALPKLAGLLRCGKSCRLRWINYLRPDIKRGNFTPEEEDAIISLHEMLGNRWSAIAARLPGRTDNEIKNVWHTHLKKRLPQNYRQSQEQQRSKKQPKLDGDASKTNYQDAKLDPVNNVHLHASTKEDNSTEDMPLSPPQCSSDMSSLTNSDNNSSINNNNNCDMSSHVNDIDTPENNLALDEDFWSEVLLSDDSSGETSGFPSIDYGRFEPMSNEEVGVLIDGSSSSMSDGMDFWCNVYARAEEFNQLLEL, encoded by the exons ATGGGGAGAGCTCCATGCTGCGAGAAAATGGGGTTGAAGAGAGGGCCATGGACTCATGAAGAAGATCAAATTCTCATCAATTACATCAACATTTATGGCCATGCTAATTGGCGTGCTCTGCCCAAACTAGCTG GGCTGTTAAGGTGTGGAAAGAGCTGTAGACTCCGGTGGATAAATTATCTCAGGCCAGACATCAAACGGGGCAACTTCACCCCAGAAGAAGAGGATGCTATAATCAGTTTGCATGAAATGTTGGGAAACAG ATGGTCGGCTATAGCAGCGAGATTACCTGGTAGAACAGACAACGAGATAAAAAACGTGTGGCACACCCACTTGAAGAAGAGGTTGCCACAAAATTACCGACAAAGCCAAGAGCAACAACGAAGCAAAAAACAACCAAAGTTGGATGGGGATGCTTCCAAAACCAATTACCAAGACGCCAAACTAGACCCCGTGAATAACGTTCACCTTCATGCATCAACCAAAGAAGATAATAGCACAGAGGATATGCCACTTTCTCCTCCCCAATGTTCTAGCGATATGTCTTCGCTCACCAATAGTGACAACAATAGCagcattaataataataataattgtgaCATGTCCTCGCATGTTAATGATATTGACACACCGGAGAACAATCTTGCACTGGACGAGGATTTCTGGTCGGAAGTATTGTTATCTGACGATAGTTCCGGTGAGACAAGTGGATTTCCGAGCATTGATTATGGTCGATTTGAACCAATGTCTAACGAAGAAGTAGGGGTGCTTATAGATGGGAGTTCGTCAAGTATGAGCGATGGCATGGACTTTTGGTGCAACGTTTACGCCAGAGCTGAGGAATTCAACCAGTTACTTGAATTATGA
- the LOC106756723 gene encoding TOM1-like protein 2 translates to MERLKLAQLGERLKTGGAQMGRMVSGKVKEMLQAPTPESKMVDEATLETMEDPNWGINLRICAMINADQFNGSEVVKAIKRKINHKSPVVQTLSLDLLEACAMNCDKVFSEIASEKLLDDLVALIDNPQAHHNTRRRAFQLIRAWGDSEDLAYLPVFRQTYMRLKGRDGPLDMAGGNSPSIPYASESYAHQYPVDPPERYPIPDAELDMDDPAAFSSNYQQISVEETKEHLVVARNSLELLSSILSSEADPKPLKEDLTVSLLGKCKQSLSIIKGIVESTTDDEATLFEALYLNDELQQVISNYEKLEAAQISGTPHPQNAEPAKHDAEAIQNPNEVPARFEIDDSEESEADQNLDRKVPQKSNTLEVNATEVEGNGLAETKIVKDSTEKIGESSFKRDTV, encoded by the exons ATGGAGCGCTTGAAGCTGGCGCAACTGGGGGAGAGGCTGAAGACCGGTGGGGCCCAGATGGGGCGAATGGTAAGCGGCAAGGTCAAGGAGATGCTGCAGGCTCCCACGCCGGAGTCCAAGATGGTCGACGAGGCCACGCTCGAAACCATGGAGGACCCTAATTGGGGCATCAATCTCAGGATATGTGCCATGATCAACGCCGACCAATTTAACGGCTCCGAGGTCGTTAAGGCCATCAAGAGGAAGATCAACCACAAGAGCCCTGTTGTTCAGACTCTTAGCCTCGACCTCTTGGAAGCCTGCGCCATGAACTGCGACAAGGTCTTCTCCGAAATCGCTTCCGAGAAGCTTCTAGATGACCTCGTTGCCTTGATTGATAACCCTCAGGCCCACCACAACACTCGACGTCGGGCTTTCCAGTTGATTCGAGCCTGGGGCGACTCCGAGGATCTTGCTTATCTTCCCGTCTTTCGTCAAACTTATATG AGATTGAAAGGGAGGGATGGTCCACTTGACATGGCGGGAGGAAATTCACCATCTATTCCGTATGCCTCAGAGTCATATGCACATCAATATCCTGTAGATCCCCCTGAAAGATACCCAATTCCTGATGCTGAACTAGATATGGATGATCCGGCGGCTTTCTCTTCTAATTACCAACAAATATCAGTGGAGGAGACGAAAGAGCATCTAGTGGTTGCTCGGAATAGTCTCGAGTTGCTTTCTAGCATATTGAGTTCTGAGGCTGACCCAAAACCTTTGAAG GAAGATTTAACTGTCAGCTTGTTGGGTAAGTGTAAGCAATCACTCTCTATCATCAAGGGGATTGTGGAAAGCACTACAGATGATGAAGCAACGCTTTTTGAGGCTTTATATCTCAATGATGAGCTTCAGCAGGTAATTTCCAACTATGAGAAGTTAGAAGCTGCTCAAATTTCTGGGACACCACATCCTCAAAATGCTGAACCCGCCAAGCATGACGCGGAAGCTATTCAAAATCCCAATGAAGTACCTGCAAGGTTTGAAATTGATGATTCGGAAGAATCTGAAGCTGATCAGAATCTGGATCGAAAGGTGCCCCAAAAATCGAACACTCTTGAAGTCAATGCAACTGAGGTCGAGGGGAATGGTCTTGCTGAAACTAAAATAGTTAAGGACTCAACGGAAAAGATTGGTGAATCTAGCTTCAAGCGAGATACCGTATGA
- the LOC106757429 gene encoding uncharacterized protein LOC106757429: MKSCISLKLRLRLPPAKKAWKSFTSTIGKLSKSKSKTMKKPRKLSKPTTKFATSKRFFRHKRLRTVRSLLLGFHKKPAPVYIDKLFKEPSCDLVGQLKPPTAYKSRTKRLSGEEGTTKGGRSCGSDDMWESLALASPQMQGIDERAEEFITRFRQEMAAQEMIARNF, encoded by the coding sequence ATGAAATCCTGCATAAGCCTAAAACTAAGGCTAAGGCTTCCACCAGCTAAAAAGGCATGGAAGAGCTTCACTTCTACAATTGGTAAACTCAGTAAGTCCAAATCCAAAACCATGAAGAAACCTAGAAAGCTTTCAAAACCTACCACCAAATTTGCTACCTCCAAGCGTTTTTTTCGCCACAAAAGGTTACGCACAGTCAGAAGTTTGCTCTTGGGGTTCCACAAGAAGCCTGCGCCTGTGTACATTGATAAGCTCTTCAAAGAGCCTTCATGTGACTTGGTGGGGCAGTTGAAGCCACCGACAGCATACAAATCACGAACTAAAAGGCTGTCTGGAGAAGAAGGAACAACAAAGGGTGGTAGATCTTGCGGCTCAGATGACATGTGGGAGTCACTGGCGTTGGCATCACCTCAGATGCAGGGAATAGATGAACGAGCAGAGGAGTTCATCACTAGATTCAGACAAGAGATGGCAGCGCAAGAGATGATAGCAAGAAATTTTTAG
- the LOC106757400 gene encoding uncharacterized protein LOC106757400 codes for MASLCTTLLFCLLLILSLAASTETHRIPGFLYTRSRGRCTAQFWSGRREAWPRMVPETSTVSNVFGSRVYEHYRSDLTLIEAAARNDEESNAFGGLVKEGTAALLNSYAREGFPYKPWQVKTLVIKALVSQAAAASQANSFLLANQACS; via the exons ATGGCTTCACTCTGCACCACACTTCTCTTTTGTCTTCTCCTAATCCTATCTTTAGCAGCATCCACAGAGACGCATCGTATTCCCGGCTTCCTCTACACTCGCAGCAGAGGAAGATGCACCGCGCA GTTCTGGAGCGGGAGGAGGGAGGCGTGGCCGAGGATGGTTCCGGAGACGTCGACGGTGTCAAATGTGTTCGGGTCTCGGGTGTACGAACACTACAGATCGGATCTGACATTGATAGAAGCCGCGGCGAGGAACGACGAGGAGAGTAACGCGTTCGGAGGGTTGGTGAAGGAGGGAACCGCAGCGTTGCTTAACTCGTATGCGAGGGAGGGTTTTCCTTACAAACCCTGGCAGGTTAAGACTTTGGTCATAAAGGCGTTGGTGTCCCAAGCTGCAGCTGCATCTCAAGCCAATAGCTTCTTGTTGGCTAACCAGGCTTGCTCCTAA